In one Brienomyrus brachyistius isolate T26 chromosome 12, BBRACH_0.4, whole genome shotgun sequence genomic region, the following are encoded:
- the si:ch211-255i20.3 gene encoding transmembrane emp24 domain-containing protein 11 — translation MEMATWKAGFLMLCCLTVTSGMFFDLGPQEERCIIEEIPQDTLVTGYFLLEYWDTMKKDSSPHLGLTVTVRDPSHQVLMSKRYGSQGKFTFTSHSSGQHFLCLKSNSTRFSIFAGDRLRLHLDVQMGENTIDPGAARAKDTVKNMEYVLRHLIDQVLYIGKQQDFQREREEMFRQMSEDTNGKVLWWAVVQTAILLMVGFWQVKRLKDFLIEKKLV, via the exons ATGGAAATGGCCACATGGAAAGCTGGCTTTCTGATGCTGTGCTGTCTGACCGTGACATCCGGGATGTTCTTTGACCTGGGACCACAGGAGGAGAGGTGCATCATTGAGGAGATTCCACAGGACACATTGGTCACTG GGTATTTTTTACTAGAGTACTGGGACACTATGAAGAAAGACAGCTCCCCTCATCTTGGACTAACTGTTACCGTAAGAGACCCAAGTCATCAG GTGCTGATGTCCAAAAGGTACGGCAGTCAAGGGAAGTTTACCTTCACCTCACATTCCTCTGGCCAGCATTTCCTCTGCTTGAAATCAAATTCCACGCGATTTTCTATTTTTGCTGGGGACAGACTG CGCCTACATTTGGACGTGCAGATGGGAGAGAACACGATAGACCCGGGAGCCGCTAGAGCCAAAGACACAGTGAAGAACATGGAATACGTTTTGCGGCACCTGATCGATCAAGTCCTTTACATTGGCAAGCAGCAAGACTTCCAGAGG GAACGCGAGGAAATGTTTCGGCAGATGAGTGAAGACACCAATGGAAAGGTTTTATGGTGGGCAGTAGTGCAAACAGCCATTCTCCTCATGGTCGGATTCTGGCAAGTGAAAAGACTGAAAGATTTCCTGATAGAAAAGAAGCT
- the spon2b gene encoding spondin-2b yields MDSAPFLQRFRLTHCWAALSLLYSLHALPLNLDPVCSATTPAKYSLTFTGKWSQAAFPKQYPLYRPPAQWSHLIGVTHSSDYHIWQASEYASNGLREFSEKGEAWTLMKEVEEAGERIQSVYGVFSAPAVTEGTGQTSSEFEVFARHSFLSFIIRIVPSPDWFVGVDSLNLCEGDQWKESISLELYPYDAGTDSGFTFSSPNFETIPQEKVTQITSSFPSHPANSFYYPRLKQLPSIARLTLTKLKSNHISSIPIEPTQSNKIPTDNEIEDSRINTPLDCEVSAWSPWGLCKGACGETGERHRTRYIHMHPANNGAECPSLEESKACEPDNCV; encoded by the exons ATGGACAGCGCCCCCTTCCTGCAGAGGTTCAGGCTCACACACTGCTGGGCAGCCCTCAGCTTGCTGTATTCTCTCCACGCCTTGCCCCTTAACCTCGATCCGGTATGTTCCGCAACCACGCCTGCCAAGTATAGCCTGACTTTCACGGGAAAGTGGAGCCAGGCTGCCTTCCCCAAGCAGTACCCCCTCTACAGACCCCCTGCCCAGTGGTCCCACCTCATCG GCGTGACCCACAGCTCAGACTACCACATCTGGCAGGCGAGTGAGTATGCCAGCAATGGACTGAGGGAGTTTTCCGAGAAGGGAGAGGCTTGGACACTGAtgaaggaggtggaggaggctgGTGAGCGCATCCAGAGCGTCTATGGGGTGTTCTCCGCTCCTGCGGTGACCGAGGGCACGGGCCAGACCTCCTCGGAGTTCGAGGTCTTTGCAAGGCATTCATTT CTGTCCTTCATCATACGCATCGTGCCCAGTCCAGACTGGTTCGTGGGTGTGGACAGCCTGAACCTGTGTGAGGGGGACCAATGGAAGGAGAGCATTTCACTGGAACTGTACCCCTATGACGCTGGCACGGACAGCGGCTTCACCTTCTCCTCTCCGAACTTTGAGACCATTCCACAGGAGAAAGTTACCCAG ATTACATCATCGTTTCCCAGTCACCCAGCAAACTCCTTCTACTATCCTCGGCTGAAGCAGCTCCCATCCATTGCCAGGCTCACCCTGACCAAGCTCAAGAGCAACCATATATCCAGTATTCCCATCGAGCCCACCCAGTCCAACAAGATCCCCACTGACAATGAGATAGAGGACTCCCGAATAA ATACCCCTTTGGACTGTGAGGTGTCCGCCTGGTCCCCTTGGGGCCTGTGTAAGGGTGCCTGTGGGGAGACGGGGGAGCGCCACAGGACTCGCTACATCCACATGCACCCCGCCAACAATGGGGCCGAGTGTCCCTCcctggaggagagcaaggcctGCGAGCCGGACAACTGTGTGTGA